The proteins below come from a single Balaenoptera musculus isolate JJ_BM4_2016_0621 chromosome 1, mBalMus1.pri.v3, whole genome shotgun sequence genomic window:
- the LOC118898290 gene encoding LOW QUALITY PROTEIN: transcriptional adapter 2-alpha-like (The sequence of the model RefSeq protein was modified relative to this genomic sequence to represent the inferred CDS: inserted 1 base in 1 codon), whose translation MDRLSSFSNDPSDKPPCRGCSSYLMEPYIKCAECGPPPFFLCLQCFTRGFEYKKHQRDHTYEIMTSDFPVLDPSWTAQEEMALLEAVMDCGFGNGQEVANQMCTKTKEECEKHYMKHFINNPLFASTLLNLKQAEEAKTADTAIPFHSTDDPPRPTFDSLLSRDMAGYVPARADFIEEFDKYAEWDLRDIDFVEDDSDILHXIIRDHGLINLRKFQLMERRYPKEVQDLYETMRRFARIVGPVEHDKFIESHALEFELGREIKRLQEYRTAGITNFCSARTYDHLKKT comes from the exons ATGGACCGTTTGAGTTCCTTTAGCAATGATCCCTCTGATAAGCCACCTTGCCGAGGCTGCTCCTCCTACCTCATGGAGCCTTATATCAAGTGTGCTGAATGTGGGCCACCTCCTTTTTTCCTGTGCTTACAGTGTTTCACTCGAGGATTTGAGTACAAGAAACATCAACGTGATCATACTTACGAAATAATGACCTCAGATTTTCCTGTTCTTGACCCCAGCTGGACTGCTCAAGAAGAAATGGCCCTTTTAGAAGCTGTGATGGACTGTGGCTTTGGAAATGGGCAGGAAGTAGCCAATCAAATGTGCACCAAGACCAAGGAGGAGTGTGAGAAGCACTACATGAAGCATTTCATCAATAACCCTCTATTTGCATCTACCCTGCTAAACCTGAAGCAAGCAGAGGAGGCAAAAACTGCTGACACAGCCATTCCATTTCACTCTACAGATGACCCTCCCCGACCTACCTTTGACTCCTTGCTTTCTCGGGACATGGCAGGATACGTGCCAGCTCGAGCAGATTTCATTGAGGAGTTTGACAAGTATGCAGAATGGGACTTGAGAGACATTGATTTTGTTGAAGATGACTCGGACATTTTAC GAATTATAAGAGACCATGGATTAATCAACCTTAGAAAGTTTCAGTTAATGGAACGGCGGTATCCCAAGGAAGTCCAAGACCTTTATGAAACAATGAGGCGATTTGCAAGGATAGTGGGGCCGGTGGAACATGACAAGTTCATTGAAAGCCATGCATTGGAATTCGAACTCGGAAGGGAAATCAAGAGGCTCCAGGAATACAGGACAGCAGGCATTACCAACTTTTGTAGTGCCAGAACCTATGATCACCTCAAGAAGACTTGA